One genomic window of Trichomycterus rosablanca isolate fTriRos1 chromosome 1, fTriRos1.hap1, whole genome shotgun sequence includes the following:
- the galk2 gene encoding N-acetylgalactosamine kinase, with amino-acid sequence MAANPPKIKVLLSTNDRLQKLKEAFHGKYEEFPLFYVCAPGRVNLIGEHIDYCGYAVLPMAIEQDILAAVSVNNSQIIQLANTDPKYKNFTVSVSEITIDRENPQWYYYFLCGVKGVQELLSLSSLAGIRCLVDGTIPASSGLSSSSALVCCSGLVTMEANQQSISKVVLAETCAKCERYIGTEGGGMDQSISFLAEEGTAKLIEFNPLRSTDVKLPDRAVFVIANSCVEMNKAASAHFNIRVVECRLATKVLAKVRGLDWTAVQKLGQLQTELGFSLEKMLELVMEVLHPEPYSREEICKVLEITNEQLCDSILSANTQDVTHFKLYLRARHVYSEAARVLEFKAVCDSPPSGAVLKLGELMNQSHASCRDFYECSCSELDQLVDTCLQAGAVGSRLTGAGWGGCTVSMVPTEKVASFLQTVKERYYMPDARRAALVKQSLFVTRPGGGAAIFTEE; translated from the exons ATGGCTGCTAATCCACCAAAGATCAAAGTGCTGCTTAGTACCAACGACAG ACTTCAGAAACTGAAAGAAGCATTTCATGGAAAGTATGAAGAATTTCCTCTTTTCTACGTTTGTGCTCCTGGCAGAGTGAATTTGATAG GCGAGCACATTGACTACTGTGGTTATGCTGTCCTTCCTATGGCTATTGAGCAAGATATCCTGGCTGCTGTGTCCGTGAACAACTCCCAAATAATCCAACTGGCCAACACTGATCCCAAATATAA GAATTTTACTGTGTCAGTCAGTGAAATTACCATAGACAGAGAGAATCCTCAGTGGTACTATTATTTCCTTTGTGGAGTTAAGGGTGTTCAG GAGTTGCTGAGCTTGTCTTCTCTGGCTGGAATTCGATGTCTGGTGGATGGAACTATTCCTGCTAGCTCAGGACTGTCCAGTTCCAGTGCTCTAGTTTGCTGCTCTGGTCTGGTCACAATGGAAGCCAATCAACAGTCTATTTCCAAA GTGGTGTTAGCTGAGACATGTGCTAAGTGTGAACGCTACATTGGCACTGAAGGAGGAGGGATGGATCAGTCCATCTCATTTCTCGCTGAAGAAGGAACT GCCAAGCTGATTGAGTTCAATCCTCTGAGAAGTACAGATGTAAAGCTGCCAGACAGAGCTGTCTTTGTGATCGCTAACAGCTGTGTGGAAATGAACAAAGCAGCTTCAGCTCACTTCAACATTCGAGTAGTGGAATGTCGCCTTGCCACAAAA GTACTGGCTAAAGTTCGAGGACTGGATTGGACTGCTGTGCAGAAGCTGGGACAGCTACAGACAGAGCTTGGTTTCAGTTTGGAGAAGATGCTGGAGTTGGTGATGGAAGTTCTTCATCCTGAGCCCTACAGCAGAGAAGAAATCTGTAAAGTTTTGGAAATCACCAATGAGCAACTATGTGACAGCATCCTCAGTGCCAACACACAGGACG TGACCCACTTCAAGCTGTACCTGCGGGCCAGGCATGTGTACAGTGAAGCTGCTCGTGTGCTGGAGTTCAAGGCTGTATGTGATTCTCCACCTTCTGGTGCTGTGTTAAAGCTGGGTGAGCTGATGAATCAAAGCCATGCCAGCTGCAGAGACTTCTATGAGTGTAGCTGCTCTGAGCTGGACCAGCTGGTGGACACTTGTCT GCAGGCCGGTGCTGTGGGCTCCAGGTTAACAGGCGCTGGATGGGGAGGCTGCACTGTTTCCATGGTACCCACTGAAAAAGTGGCTTCTTTTCTTCAGACGGTGAAGGAGCGCTACTACATGCCTGATGCTCGCCGAGCAGCTCTTGTAAAGCAGAGCCTTTTTGTAACAAGGCCAGGAGGAGGAGCGGCCATTTTTACAGAGGAATAA
- the cops2 gene encoding COP9 signalosome complex subunit 2, which yields MSDMEDDFMCDDEEDYDLEYSEDSNSEPNVDLENQYYNSKALKEDDPKAALSSFQKVLELEGEKGEWGFKALKQMIKINFKLTNFPEMMNRYKQLLTYIRSAVTRNYSEKSINSILDYISTSKQMDLLQEFYETTLDALKDAKNDRLWFKTNTKLGKLYLEREEYGKLQKILRQLHQSCQTDDGEDDLKKGTQLLEIYALEIQMYTAQKNNKKLKALYEQSLHIKSAIPHPLIMGVIRECGGKMHLREGEFEKAHTDFFEAFKNYDESGSPRRTTCLKYLVLANMLMKSGINPFDSQEAKPYKNDPEILAMTNLVSAYQNNDITEFEKILKTNHSNIMDDPFIREHIEELLRNIRTQVLIKLIKPYTRIHIPFISKELNIDVVDVESLLVQCILDNTINGRIDQVNQLLELDHQKRGGARYTSLDKWTNQLNSLNQAIVSKLA from the exons ATGTCTGACATGGAGGATGATTTCATGTGCGATGATGAAGAGGATTATGATCTG GAATACTCAGAGGACAGTAACTCTGAGCCAAATGTTGACTTGGAAAATCAGTACTATAATTCCAAAGCTCTAAAGGAAGATGATCCCAAAGCAGCTTTAAGCAGCTTTCAAAAG GTGCTGGAACTTGAGGGTGAGAAAGGAGAATGGGGTTTCAAAGCACTAAAACAGatgataaaaattaattttaagctg acaAACTTCCCTGAAATGATGAACCGTTACAAACAACTCTTGACCTATATAAGAAGTGCTGTCACAAGGAACTACTCTGAGAAATCCATTAACTCCATTTTAGATTACATCTCAACATCAAAACAG ATGGACTTGCTTCAAGAATTTTATGAGACTACGCTAGACGCTTTAAAGGATGCCAAAAACGACAGACTGTGGTTTAAAACCAACACAAAG ttggGGAAGTTGTATCTGGAGAGAGAGGAGTATGGAAAACTGCAGAAAATTCTCAGgcagttgcaccagtcatgTCAG ACAGATGATGGGGAAGATGACCTCAAGAAAGGCACACAGCTGTTGGAGATTTATGCTTTAGAAATCCAGATGTACACAGCCCAAAAGAACAACAAGAAACTCAAAGCCCTTTATGAGCAGTCTTTACACATCAAGTCAGCAATCCCACATCCACTCATCATGGGGGTCATCAGAG AATGCGGTGGAAAAATGCACTTACGTGAGGGAGAGTTTGAAAAGGCGCACACAGATTTCTTTGAGGCGTTTAAAAATTATGACGAATCTGGAAGTCCTAGAAGAACTACCTGTTTAAAGTACTTGGTCCTGGCCAACATGCTGATGAAGTCAGGAATAAACCCATTTGATTCCCAAGAG GCAAAACCCTACAAAAATGATCCAGAAATTCTAGCGATGACGAACTTGGTAAG TGCTTACCAGAACAATGACATCACAGAGTTTGAGAAAATCTTGAAGACGAATCACAGTAACATAATGGATGACCCCTTCATCAGGGAACATATCGAAG agCTGTTACGAAACATAAGGACGCAAGtgctaattaaattaattaagccTTATACTAGAATACACATACCTTTCATCTCAAAG GAACTAAACATTGATGTTGTGGATGTAGAAAGTTTGCTTGTGCAGTGTATATTGGACAA CACGATCAATGGCCGGATCGACCAGGTTAACCAGCTATTGGAACTCGATCACCAGAAAAGAGGAGGTGCTCGATACACATCATTAGATAAATGGACCAATCAGCTGAATTCACTCAACCAGGCCATTGTCAGTAAACTGGCTTGA